The window acctGTGTGCattctgtactgtgacgtcacctgTGTGCAttccatactgtgacatcactgtatgcattctgtactttgatgTCACCTGTGTGCAttccatactgtgacatcactgtgtgcattgtgtattctgtactgtgacatcgctgtgtgcattctgttctgtgacatcgctgtgtgcttTGTGCattctgtactgtgatgtcacctgTGTGCAttccatactgtgacatcactgtgtgcattgtgcattctgtactgtgacatcactgtgttcattctgtactgtgacatcgctgtgtgcattctgttctgtgacatctctgtgtgcattctgtactgtgatgtcacctgTGTGCAttccatactgtgacatcactgtgtgcattgtgcattctgtactgtgacatcgctgtgtgcatTCTGTTCTGTGACGTCACTATGTGCATCATCCTATTCATGTGCCATCACTCTGGGCATAATAGAGATCAAAATAATCATGTTTTACCTTGCTAAGTAAGGGGCTCATATGAGAGAACTTTGCTATGGGGCCCCATGGAAACTCATTATACCCCTagttgcatttaaaggggtactccagctctaagacatcttatcccctatctaaaggataggggacaagatgtctgatcgcgggggtcccgccgctggggacccccactatctcgcatgccactttattaggtacacctcactAGCACCATGTTGGACACCTTTTTGCTTCCATTCTTggtggcatactttctacaaggtgctggaataATTCCTCAGAGATTATGCTCCAtattgacatgatgacatcacacagttcctccatacgtacatgatgacatcacacagttcctccatacgtatttgatgacatcacacaattcctccatacagacatgatgacatcacacaattcttccatatagacatgatgacatcacacaattcctccatatagacatgatgacatcacgcagttcctcagGTAGGCTCTCAGGTTTATACCAtgatcaattggtactaaggggcccaaagtgtgcccagaaaatgtccccccccccccatcacaccgccaccagcctgaacctaataaaaggcaggagggatccatgctttcatgttgttgATGACAAATCCTGGCCCGGCCATCTGAATGTCATAGCTGGAATCGAGACCCATATGACCAGCCAACGTTCTTCCAGTCTTCCACTGTCCAATTTTggtgcctgtgtgaattgtagcctgtgttccctgttcttagctgacagaagTGGCCcctggtgtggtcttctgctcCTGTAGCCCATCTGCCTCATGGTTGGAACGTGTTGTGCGTTCAGAGATGTATTCTGCAAACCTTGGTTGTAACAAGTGAATTAAATTATTTgaattactgttgcctttctgtcatctcggACCATTCTGCCTATTCTCCTTTGACAGAAACAAGGCATTTCCATCCACACAACTGCCGCTCACTGGATATGTTCTCTTTCTCGGACAATTCTCtctaaaccctagagatggttgtgtgtgtgtgtgtgtgtgaaaatccCAGTATATCAGCAGTTTGTGAAATATCCAGACCGACCTgactggcaccaacaaccatgccacattcaaagtcacttaaatccccATTATGATGCTCAGTTTGAAGTTCagaaagttgtcttgaccacatctgcatgcctaaatgcattaagTTGCTGCCATGTATTTGGCTGATTATCCGTTTGTGctaacaagcaattgaacaggtgtacctaataaagtgagtGTATAGGGACGGGAGGACATAGTTATGCTGTATATTGGGGCCATGGAGGCAGAGTCACTCGCAGAACACAGTGTATACAGACACCACACAGAAGAGGCTGTCATTCTGGTAGACGTGCGCTGCGTAGTTGTCGGCGTGAGGGTCCCAGAGGCAGCGGCTGACCACCTTGATGTCTTCCTGACCTCTCTCACCCATGGTGGCCACGCAGAGCATCTTGTATCGGGCGGGCAGGACCTTCTTCACCTGGCTCCTGATCTCATCGCTGATCTCCTTCACCAGCGATGGGACTTGTTTGGGGTCGTAGGTGGTGTCCCCCAACCGCAGGGGGAGGTAGCCTTCCAGGATTTGCCGGATGGCGGAGACCTGGACCTTCTCAGGTGGCCGGGAGGCAAAGGATGGAGGCTGGGGTtagagaaaagtaaaaaaattgctcaaaatgtataaataatacaGAAAAAAAGACAGAGTATCCTAAAATTGGGCACTACTGccctgtctggaggaaaagttgcccaaagcaaccaatcagcacgcttcttttatttttaaaggggtactccatccctagacatcttatcccctatctaaaggataggggataagttgtctgattgcgggggacccccgcgatctctgtgcagtacccggCATTCCTTtagaacgcttggagcaggcggcgggggttgtgaagtcactgtcacgcccctcgtgacgtcacgccccctcaatgtaagtctatgggagggggcgtggcagcagccacgccccctcccatagacttacattgagggggcgtgacgtcacccccccccccccccccccccgccgcctgctccaagcgtttggaacaaaatgttccgaagggtggggcagcggagtacctctttaacaaggcctctgcaaagtgaaagaagcgatctgattggttgctatgggcaactgggcaacgtttcctttgcagaaggtttgataaatctcccctcattggaggagatttatcaaaacctgtgaagggtaagagtggtgcagttgcccctcgcaaccaatcagatttcttctttcatttttcacaggtctctttaaaaatgaaagaagcgagctgattggttgctatgggcaactgcgccactctttcactgcacaggctttgatatttCTGCCCCATTGTCCCCAATGTAGCCCTATGGTGGGAACAGGACAGCACACAAATGTGGTGTGGTGTTTCAGtagaaaaacagcgccacccctgtcctcctcaggttgtgtacggtactgcagctcagtttcattaaagtgaatggagccaagttgtaataccacacccaacctgaagacaggcgtggtgctgtgttcttctagattctattccaggataaccccATTTAACATGTTATTTATCGGCTAACAAAGGCCAGGGATGGGCACTAAAATGCAGCAGGAGGGGTAGTCAACCACGGGGCATACGTTATCCTGTCGCTTTTTAATAAATgggccctttaaataaaaaaaatttaaaaaaaatgttaatgttttctCTTTCTTTCACCCCGGTCGGTTCTGCGCCATTGTTGCCATGACGACGGGACTTGATGAAGTTTCCCAGTTTTCTGCCTTCTCAATGCCGTGCTGCTGAGAATGCCGGGGCGATCTTGTCGCCATGGCAACCACAGCATGGGCCCCGGTGAGTTGTGCAGTGGTAATACGGTGTCATCGGTCATTGAAGCGTTTATGACCGGCGTAGATATCTATGGGAGAGGAGCCTGCAAGTACAAAATCGccctattgggggaggggggggggggggggagggagataaagatattgggggagaaTTTCTTAAACCTTGTGAAAAGGAACAGCGTAtaacagcggtctccaaactgtggacctccagatgatgcaaaactacagctcccagcatgcccagactgaagGCTATTTTAACCATGTAGATGCCATTTTCAAAACTGACAGCAGCATTTAAACAgtatagcccagtgtttcccaactagggggcccccagctgttgcaaaactacaactcccagtatgcccagactgaTGGCTATTTTAACCATGTAGATGCTGTTTTCAAAACTGACAGCAGCATTTAAACAgtatagcccagtgtttcccaaccagggtgcccgcagctgttgcaaaactacaactcccagcatgcccagactgacaACTATTTTAACCATGTAGATGCCGTTTTCAAAACTGACAGCAGCATTTAAACAgtatagcccagtgtttcccaaccagggtgcccgcagctgttgcaaaactacaactcccagcatgcccagactgacaACTATTTTAACCATGTAGATGCCGTTTTCAAAACTGACAGCAGCATTTAAACAgtatagcccagtgtttcccaaccagggtgcccgcagctgttgcaaaactacaactcccagaatgcccggacagccttcggctgtccgggcatgctgggagttgtagtttagcaacagctggaggcaccctggttggaaaacactgcattaaacaATAACAAATGCTAAATAattcttgaaaaataataaattttgcCCTATCGAGTGGCGTCACTCACCTGGGGTTCTACGATTTCTATCTTCTTCACCAGCGCTACTTTGTGGGCTCTTCTCTCCTAACGGAGACACAAGGGTATGAGTTATCACATACAGCGCCCTCATCTACAATGCAAGAGTGCCCCATGGGCAGCGTTATTGCCCCCATTAACAATGTCTGAGCAGGGCTCCTATTGACAATGCTACTTAGAGAGTGCCCACGTTAACAGTGCCAGGAGGAGAGTGATCCTATAAACATTATCAGCCAGATAGTTTTTTATAAACAGTGGCATAAAGGGAATGCCCCATaatagcaacagctagaggtcacccccataacagtgccagccagagagtgccccataacagtgccacaGAGAATGCCTTATAAATGtaacagccaaagggtgtccccTTAACAGCAACAGCCAGAGAGGGCCCCTCTTAGCTGCCAGCAAGAGTGTcccaataacagtgccagccagagaGGGTCCCCATAACAGTGCAATACAAAGAGCTcccataatagtgccagccagagagtgtccctataaactgtgtcagccagagagtgtccctataaactgtgtcagccagagagtgtccctatatactgtgtcagccagagtgtgtccctatatactgtgtcagccagagagtgtccctatatactgtgtcagccagagagtgtccctatatactgtgtcagccagagagtgtccctataaactgtgtcagccagagagtgtccctatagactgtgtcagccagagagtgtccctatatactgtgtcagccggagagtgcccctatatactgtgtcagccGGAGAGTGTCCCTATAAACTGTGCCAGCCAGAGAGTGTCCCTATATAAGGTGTCAGCCGGAGAGTGTCCCTATATACTATGTCAGCCGTAGAGTGCCCCTATATACGGTGTCAGCCAGAGAGTGTCCCTATATACTATGTCATCCAGAGAGAGTCTCTATAGACTGTGTCAGCCGGAAAGTGTC is drawn from Hyla sarda isolate aHylSar1 chromosome 4, aHylSar1.hap1, whole genome shotgun sequence and contains these coding sequences:
- the LOC130367760 gene encoding dynein light chain Tctex-type protein 2B-like, which produces MTSKTGGKRASVASVRINMEASDKPAQKAPIRNKPSLGNVSVSTHASWSISGLLAAQRMTKNFKERRAHKVALVKKIEIVEPQPPSFASRPPEKVQVSAIRQILEGYLPLRLGDTTYDPKQVPSLVKEISDEIRSQVKKVLPARYKMLCVATMGERGQEDIKVVSRCLWDPHADNYAAHVYQNDSLFCVVSVYTVFCE